Sequence from the Streptomyces mobaraensis NBRC 13819 = DSM 40847 genome:
CAACAAGACCGACCGGCCGGACTCCCGCATCGACGAGGTCGTCAACGAGACGTACGACCTCTTCCTGGACCTGGACGCGGACGAGGACCAGATCGAGTTCCCGATCGTCTACGCCTGCGGCCGTGACGGCATCGCCTCGCTGACCAAGCCGGAGGACGGCACCGTCCCGGCGGACAGCACCAACCTGGAGCCGTTCTTCTCCACCATCCTGGAGCACGTCCCGGCCCCGACGTACGAGGAGGACGCGCCGCTCCAGGCCCACGTCACCAACCTCGACGCCGACAACTTCCTCGGCCGTATCGCGCTGCTCCGCGTCGAGCAGGGCGAGCTGCGCAAGGGTCAGACGGTCGCGTGGATCAAGCGCGACGGCACCATGCAGAACGTCCGCATCACCGAGCTGATGATGACCGAGGCGCTCACCCGCAAGCCGGCCGAGGTGGCCGGCCCCGGTGACATCTGCGCCGTCGCCGGTATTCCGAACATCATGATCGGCGAGACCCTGGCCGACCCGGAGAACCCGGTCGCGCTGCCGCTGATCACGGTCGACGAGCCGGCGATCTCCATGACCATCGGCACGAACACCTCGCCGCTGGTCGGCCGTGGCGGCACGGGCAAGGGCGCGGACGCCAAGGCCGCGGTCAAGGACCGCAAGGTCACCGCCCGCCAGGTCAAGGACCGCCTGGACCGCGAGCTGATCGGCAACGTGTCGCTCCGCGTCCTGGACACCGACCGCCCCGACGCCTGGGAGGTCCAGGGCCGCGGCGAGCTGGCGCTGGCCATCCTCGTGGAGCAGATGCGCCGCGAGGGCTTCGAGATGACCATCGGCAAGCCGCAGGTCGTCACCAAGCAGGTCGACGGCAAGACCTACGAGCCGGTCGAGCGCATCACCATCGACGTGCCCGAGGAGCACATGGGCGCGGTCACGCAGCTCATGGGCACCCGCAAGGGCCGGATGGACAACATGTCCAACCACGGCTCCGGCTGGGTCCGGATGGAGTTCGTCGTGCCGTCCCGCGGTCTGATCGGCTTCCGTACGGAGTTCCTGACCAACACCCGCGGCACGGGCATCGCCCACTCCATCCACGAGGGCCACGAGCCGTGGTTCGGCGAGCTGAAGACCCGCAACAACGGTTCTCTGGTCGCCGACCGCGCCGGTGCCGTCACCGCGTTCGCGATGACGAACCTCCAGGAGCGCGGCGTGCTCTTCGTCGAGCCGGGCACCGAGGTGTACGAGGGCATGATCGTCGGTGAGAACTCCCGCTCCGACGACATGGACGTCAACATCACCAAGGAGAAGAAGCTCACCAACATGCGCTCCTCCTCCGCCGACTCCTTCGAGGCGATCGTCCCGCCGCGCAAGCTGTCGCTGGAGCAGTCCCTGGAGTTCTGCCGCGACGACGAGTGCGTCGAGGTCACCCCGGAGGCGGTCCGCATCCGCAAGGTCGTCCTCGACCAGAAGGAGCGCGGCCGCTCCGCGTCGCGCGCCAAGCACGGCTGAGTCGCGCCGAGCACGGCTGAGTCGCGCCGAGCACGGCCGAGTGGCTCCGAGCACGGCTGAGTCGCGTCAAGGGGCGCTGACTTGACGTCAGTTCGCCGCTGACCCGGACCGGTGACGCAGAGGCCCGGCACCCCGCGAGGGGTGCCGGGCCTCTCGGCGTTTTCCGGCCACGGTGCACGAGTCGTCCGGATAACGGACGCTCCCCTCCCGATGTGGCGTCAACAGCCCGTTTCGTACGTGTCTGTCTGGGCCGTCTTTGTCCGTATTTCGGGCATGTGGCAGTGATCGATGTGACCAAAGCGAGACCCAGTAAGTGTGGTTTAAGGAGCGGCGGTGCTCAATAGTGGGGCCATTAGCTCGGGTCAATGGGTCACGCGCTGTGGGGAGTGCGGGGGCTCACGAGCACATTCGGGGGTTCCGGTTCCTGTTTCCGCTGTCAGGGGTGTCAGCGTATGGGGACCGGTTCCTCCTATCTGGTGACAGTGGACTCCTGAGGAGGGATACCCATGCGCGGTGCCAAGAGCGCCAAGTGGGTCGTGGGTGCGATAGTCGTCGCGATGGCGGCGACTGCCTGTGGCGGCGGCAACAAGGACGATGACGAGGGCAGCGCGGCCGTTGACCCCAACGGCGTGTTCAGCTACTACAACACCGAGCCGCAGCGCGGACTCATCCCGACCAACACCAACGAGGTCGGCGGCCACTACATGATGGCCAACATGTTCCGCGGCCTGGTCTCCTTCGACATCGACAACAAGCTGCAGATGGCGCAGGCGCAGAGCGTCGACACCACTGACAACCAGCACTACACGGTCAAGCTGAAGCCGGGCTGGAAGTTCCACAACGGCGAGACCGTCACCGCGAACTCCTTCGTCAAGGCGTGGAACTGGGCCGCCAACGCCAAGAACGCGCAGCTCAACTCCTCCTGGTACGAGTCCATCAAGGGTTACGAGGACGTCCACCCGGAGAAGGGTGACCCCAAGGCCGACACGATGTCGGGTCTGAAGGTCGTCAACGACAACGAGTTCACCATCGAACTCTCGCGTCCGGTCTCCACCTTCAAGCAGCGGCTCTACTACGACGCCTTCTTCCCGCTGCCCGAGGCGTTCTACAAGGACCCCAAGGCCTTCGGTGAGCACCCCATCGGCAACGGCCCGTACAAGATGGAGGGCTCCTGGGCCCACAAGGTCGAGCTGAAGGTCCGCAAGTTCGCCGACTACAAGGGCGACGACAAGCCCAAGAACGGCGGCATCGACTTCAAGTTCTACAGCAAGGACGACGCGGCCTACGCGGACCTGCTGTCGGACAAGATCGACATCATGTACCAGGTGCCCAACTCCCAGGTGGGCAAGTTCCAGCAGGACCTCGGCAAGCGCGCCATCAGCCAGGCGTACGGCGGCAACACCAACATCGGCTTCCCGCTGTACGACAAGGAGTGGGGCAAGCCGGAGAAGGCCAAGGTCCGTCAGGGCCTGTCCATGGCGATCGACCGCGAGACCATCGCCAAGACCGCGCTCAAGGGCAGCAAGGACGCCGCCACCGGCTTCACGCCGAAGGGCATCCCGGGCTGGCAGGACGGTGCCTGCGGCGAGTTCTGCAAGTTCGACCCGGCCAAGGCCAAGGACCTCATCAAGCAGGGCGGCGGCGTCCCCGGCAACAAGGTGACCATCACCTACAACGCCGACGGCGCCAACAAGGAGTGGGTGGACGCGGTCTGCAACGACATCCGGCAGAACGCCGGCGTCGAGTGCGTGACCGACGCGAAGTCCACCTTCCAGGAGTCGCGTGACCTGATCACCGAGAAGAAGCTCAGCAACCCGTTCCGTATGGCGTGGGTGATGGACTTCCCGAACATCGCGAACTTCGTCACCGAGCAGTTCCGTACCGGTGCCGGCGCGAACGACATGGGCTACAGCAACAAGGACGTCGACGCCCTGATGAACAAGGCGGACGAGGCCAAGACGCCCGAAGAGGCCAACAAGGGCTACTTCGAGGCGGAGAAGAAGCTCATGGAGGACATGCCGGCCATCCCCCTCTTCACCGACCACACCGTCGCCGGCTACTCCAAGCGCGTGCAGAACGTGAAGATCGACTACCAGCGCCAGGCCATCTGGACTGAGGTCGAGGTCAAGAAGTAACCGGGACGTTTGCAGTGACGCAGGCCCAGTGGCCGTCCGCCTCCCACGAGGAACAGGCGGCGGCCGCTGGGCCCGTCGGCGACAGGAGGAACGATGGGGCGCTTTGTCGCGAGGCGACTGCTCCAGATGATCCCGGTGTTCATCGGGACCACGCTGCTTATTTTCTTGATGGTGTATTCGCTGCCGGGCGACCCCGTCAAGGCGATGTTCGGCACGAAGGCGGCCGATCCGGCGACAGTTGCGAAACTGCGCCATGACTACGGGCTGGACAAACCCCTGATCCAGCAGTACTGGGACTACATCAGCGGTCTTTTCCAGGGCGACTTCGGGCAGAGCTTCACCGGCCGGCCCGTGGCCGACCTGCTGGCGGACGCCTTCCCGGTGACCATCCGGCTGGCGCTGTTCGCCTTCGTCATCGAGCTGGTCTTCGGTATCGGCCTCGGTGTGCTCACGGGCCTGCGGCGCGGCAAGTTCCTGGACCAGGCGGTCCTGATCTTCACGCTGATCGTGGTCTCCATCCCGGTCTTCGTGCTCGGCAACATGGCCCAGTTCCTGATCGGTGTGAAATGGAAGCTGGTGTCACCGACCGTCAGGGACTCGGAGGACCTCACCCAGCTGATCCTCCCGGCGGTCGTGCTCGCCCTGCTGTCGCTGGCGTACGTCACCCGGCTGACCCGGACGACCGTGGCGGAGAACCTCCGCGCCGACTACATCCGCACCGCGGTGGCCAAGGGCCTGCCCCGGCGCCGCGTCGTCGGGGTGCACCTGATGCGCAACTCCCTCATTCCTGTCGTCACGTTCCTCGGCACCGACCTCGGCATGCTCATGGGCGGTGCGATCGTCACCGAGGGCATCTTCAACGTGCCCGGCGTGGGCAACACGCTCTACCAGGCCGTCATCACCAGTGAGGGCCCCACCGTGGTGGGCGTCGTGACGGTGCTGGTGCTCGTCTACCTCGTGAGCAGCCTGGTCGTCGACCTGCTCTACGCAGTCCTGGACCCGAGGATCCGCTATGCCTGACAACAAGACCCCCGAGGTGACCCCCAGCAGCGTCATGGGCGCCGGCCCGAACCTGTCCGGCGGCTCCGACACCGCCGCCGCGAGCGTGGCGGCCGCCGCAACACTCGCCTCCATGGCCGACAAGCAGACGTCGTCCGAGAAGCCCCGCAGCCTCGGTCAGGACGCCTGGCGCGAGCTGCGCGGCAGCTGGCTGTTCTGGGCGTCGAGCGTCCTGCTGGTCCTGCTCGTCCTCATGGCCGCGTTCCCGACGCTGTTCACCGACGTGGACCCGCGCCAGGCCGACCTGCGCAACCACTACCTCACCGGGCCGAACTGGTCGCACTTCTTCCAGGCGGACTGGTTCGGTTACAACGTCCAGGGGCAGAGTGTCTACGCGCGTACCGTCCACGGCGCCCGGGCCTCGATCATCGTCGGTGTCTGTGTGACCCTCGCGGTCACCGTCGTCGGCGGCATCATCGGGATGCTCGCCGGGTACTTCGGCGGCTGGCTCGACACCGTCCTCTCCCGCATCACCGACGTCTTCTTCGGCATCCCGCTGCTCCTCGGCGGACTGGTGCTGCTCCAGGCGTTCACCAACCGCACCGTGTGGACGGTGACCTTCGCCCTGACCGCCTTCGGCTGGATGCAGATCGCCCGTGTCATGCGCGGTGCCGTCATCACCCAGAAGCAGGCGGACTTCGTCACCGCCGCCCGGGCGCTCGGCGCGGGGACGGGCCGGATCCTCTTCCGGCACATCCTGCCGAACGTGCTCGGCCCGGTGATCGTGGTCGCCACCATCGCGCTCGGCGGCTACATCGCCACCGAGGCGACGCTGTCCTACCTGGGCATCGGACTGAAGGACCCGACGGTCTCCTGGGGTGTGGACATCTCCGCCAGCCAGAAGGACCTGCGCGACGGTCCCCACGCCCTGCTCATGCCGGCCGGCTTCCTCAGCCTCACCGTGCTCGCGTTCATCCTGCTCGGCGACGCGGTGCGCGACGCCCTCGACCCCAAGCTGCGCTGAGGGAGGCGTACGTGACCACCATCGAGAAGACCGCGGACGCCCCCGAGCGGAAGGGCCCGGACGCCGGGCCGCTGCTGGAAGTCCGCGACCTGCACGTCGAGTTCCACACCCGGGACGGCGTGGCCAAGGCCGTCAACGGCGTCAACTACTCGGTCAGCGCCGGTGAGACGCTCGCCGTCCTCGGCGAGTCCGGCTCCGGCAAGTCCGTGACGGCACAGGCCATCATGGGCATCCTCGACATGCCGCCCGCGAAGATCCCCAAGGGGGAGATCCTCTTCCGCGGCCAGGACATGCTGAAGATGTCCGCCGAGGAGCGCCGCAAGCTCCGGGGCGCGAAGATCGCCATGATCTTCCAGGACGCGCTGTCCTCCCTGAACCCGGTGCTCTCCGTGGGCTACCAGCTCGGCGAGATGTTCCGCATCCACCAGGGGCTGTCGAAGAAGGACGCCAAGGCCAAGGCCATCGAGCTGATGGACCGCGTCCGGATCCCGGCGGCCAAGGACCGGGTCGGGGACTACCCGCACCAGTTCTCCGGCGGTATGCGGCAGCGCATCATGATCGCGATGGCGCTGGCCCTGGAGCCGGACCTGATCATCGCCGACGA
This genomic interval carries:
- the typA gene encoding translational GTPase TypA — translated: MPTRHDIRNVAIVAHVDHGKTTIVDAMLKQAGAFAAHQLDSVDDRVMDSNDLEREKGITILAKNTAVKYHPKDGGAPITINIIDTPGHADFGGEVERGLSMVDAVVLLVDASEGPLPQTRFVLRKALQARMPVILCINKTDRPDSRIDEVVNETYDLFLDLDADEDQIEFPIVYACGRDGIASLTKPEDGTVPADSTNLEPFFSTILEHVPAPTYEEDAPLQAHVTNLDADNFLGRIALLRVEQGELRKGQTVAWIKRDGTMQNVRITELMMTEALTRKPAEVAGPGDICAVAGIPNIMIGETLADPENPVALPLITVDEPAISMTIGTNTSPLVGRGGTGKGADAKAAVKDRKVTARQVKDRLDRELIGNVSLRVLDTDRPDAWEVQGRGELALAILVEQMRREGFEMTIGKPQVVTKQVDGKTYEPVERITIDVPEEHMGAVTQLMGTRKGRMDNMSNHGSGWVRMEFVVPSRGLIGFRTEFLTNTRGTGIAHSIHEGHEPWFGELKTRNNGSLVADRAGAVTAFAMTNLQERGVLFVEPGTEVYEGMIVGENSRSDDMDVNITKEKKLTNMRSSSADSFEAIVPPRKLSLEQSLEFCRDDECVEVTPEAVRIRKVVLDQKERGRSASRAKHG
- a CDS encoding ABC transporter substrate-binding protein encodes the protein MRGAKSAKWVVGAIVVAMAATACGGGNKDDDEGSAAVDPNGVFSYYNTEPQRGLIPTNTNEVGGHYMMANMFRGLVSFDIDNKLQMAQAQSVDTTDNQHYTVKLKPGWKFHNGETVTANSFVKAWNWAANAKNAQLNSSWYESIKGYEDVHPEKGDPKADTMSGLKVVNDNEFTIELSRPVSTFKQRLYYDAFFPLPEAFYKDPKAFGEHPIGNGPYKMEGSWAHKVELKVRKFADYKGDDKPKNGGIDFKFYSKDDAAYADLLSDKIDIMYQVPNSQVGKFQQDLGKRAISQAYGGNTNIGFPLYDKEWGKPEKAKVRQGLSMAIDRETIAKTALKGSKDAATGFTPKGIPGWQDGACGEFCKFDPAKAKDLIKQGGGVPGNKVTITYNADGANKEWVDAVCNDIRQNAGVECVTDAKSTFQESRDLITEKKLSNPFRMAWVMDFPNIANFVTEQFRTGAGANDMGYSNKDVDALMNKADEAKTPEEANKGYFEAEKKLMEDMPAIPLFTDHTVAGYSKRVQNVKIDYQRQAIWTEVEVKK
- a CDS encoding ABC transporter permease, producing the protein MGRFVARRLLQMIPVFIGTTLLIFLMVYSLPGDPVKAMFGTKAADPATVAKLRHDYGLDKPLIQQYWDYISGLFQGDFGQSFTGRPVADLLADAFPVTIRLALFAFVIELVFGIGLGVLTGLRRGKFLDQAVLIFTLIVVSIPVFVLGNMAQFLIGVKWKLVSPTVRDSEDLTQLILPAVVLALLSLAYVTRLTRTTVAENLRADYIRTAVAKGLPRRRVVGVHLMRNSLIPVVTFLGTDLGMLMGGAIVTEGIFNVPGVGNTLYQAVITSEGPTVVGVVTVLVLVYLVSSLVVDLLYAVLDPRIRYA
- a CDS encoding ABC transporter permease, which produces MPDNKTPEVTPSSVMGAGPNLSGGSDTAAASVAAAATLASMADKQTSSEKPRSLGQDAWRELRGSWLFWASSVLLVLLVLMAAFPTLFTDVDPRQADLRNHYLTGPNWSHFFQADWFGYNVQGQSVYARTVHGARASIIVGVCVTLAVTVVGGIIGMLAGYFGGWLDTVLSRITDVFFGIPLLLGGLVLLQAFTNRTVWTVTFALTAFGWMQIARVMRGAVITQKQADFVTAARALGAGTGRILFRHILPNVLGPVIVVATIALGGYIATEATLSYLGIGLKDPTVSWGVDISASQKDLRDGPHALLMPAGFLSLTVLAFILLGDAVRDALDPKLR
- a CDS encoding ABC transporter ATP-binding protein, with the translated sequence MTTIEKTADAPERKGPDAGPLLEVRDLHVEFHTRDGVAKAVNGVNYSVSAGETLAVLGESGSGKSVTAQAIMGILDMPPAKIPKGEILFRGQDMLKMSAEERRKLRGAKIAMIFQDALSSLNPVLSVGYQLGEMFRIHQGLSKKDAKAKAIELMDRVRIPAAKDRVGDYPHQFSGGMRQRIMIAMALALEPDLIIADEPTTALDVTVQAQVMDLLAELQREFNMGLILITHDLGVVADVADKIAVMYAGRIVETAPVHELYKRPAHPYTRGLLDSIPRLDQKGQELYAIKGLPPNLLHIPAGCAFSPRCPKAQDICRTEIPALHDVAEADGAALPGRRSACHFWKETIHG